The sequence below is a genomic window from Synechococcus sp. PCC 7335.
CGGTTTTGACTTCTTCGTTCTCTGATTTTCAAGAACAAAGATCGCAAACTCTTCTAAAATCTGAGCACTAATCCCTTCTGATCGTGCAAGGCTATTAATTTTATTAAAGATTTTTGGACTAATTGTTTTTTTGGCCATACCGAGTTGCTCTTTAGCAGAGACGTCAAGTACACCCTAATTTGTGTGCGCAGCAGTAGGGCTACGTCTAGTCTGCCCACTCGGTATCAATAGTAGAAAGCGGAGTTGTCCGACTTTAATCAAGCTTTCTAATTGCCCGCCAATCCTAAAAGATTGAATGAACTTGATACGTTTGGGGTTATTTCTAGAAGAACTTGTCCTGACAATAGAATATGAGATACGACCTAATGTATCTTCAACTCTGCTATATTGACTTCCCCTTTGCTTAATAGCCCCAAAATGAGATAACTAATGTTGATGAGTGGGCATGTTTTCTAAGCAAGCTTATTACTCACCCCTTGATTAGTCATTTCTGGATTAGTTATTTCTGAACTACTAGTCGAATTTGATCAAACTTGATTGAACGGTTTGAAGTCCCTTTATTAAATTACTTACCTAGCTCGTCATGGATGTCTCACAGTCTCAGCTACTGCTTAAACGCGTCATCAATATCAAGGCAGTGGTCACACCACTGTGGAAAGAAGAAGCCCAAAAGCAGTTGCAAAACCAGCTTAATCAGATTGATGGTCGCCTACAGCAGCTAGAAATGCAAAGCCAGCGGATCTTGGCTGAAATGCAAAAGCAGGCAGATAATCCACCACCCGATGCTGCTGTTTCTCAGCAGATTAGCAGCGTTCAGGCCAAGCTCAATCAAGACAAAAGCCAGCTACTTCAGCAGAAGAATCAGCTACTTCAGCAGCTTCAGCAGGTGCAAACCCTAGAAATAGATAAAGAAGTCAGTCAGGGTCAAATCGATAGCTTCTTCCAAGTCGGCGTTGGCGATCATCTGATTAAGAAAATGCAGGTTGAAATTTTGCTTAAAGATGGTGTGGTACAAGATATTCGCGGTGAACTGTAAGGGCGAACTATAAGACTGGCCCACAACGGGATACAATTAGGCGCTAGCAATTGCTAGCCCTTTGCTGTTGTCCACCGAAACTCCATCCATGATTCGCGAAGTCTTCATGCCTGCGCTTAGCTCCACTATGACTGAGGGAAAGATTGTCTCTTGGGCTAAGTCAGCTGGCGACAAGGTCGAAAAAGGTGAAACCGTCGTTGTCGTCGAGTCTGATAAGGCCGACATGGATGTTGAGTCTTTCTATGAAGGCTATTTAGCAGCCATCATCACAGAAGCAGGTGAAATGGCTCAGGTAAACGATGCGATCGCCTTCCTAGCCGAAACCGAAGAAGAAATCGAAGCTGCCAAACAAAAAGCCGCTAGCTTAGCTAGCGATTCCACGGCTAGCCCAGCATCAAGTTCTGCGGCTAGCCCAGTTACATCTGACCAGCCAGCATCAAGCTCTGCGGCTAGCGCCCCAGCCTCGGTCGCCGCCACTCAGAACGGCAGCTCGGCTCAGGCTCCGTCTGGTGGTCGAGTCATCGTTTCTCCCCGCGCTCGCAAGCTGGCCAAACAGCTAAAAGTCGATATTGGCACCATCAAAGGCACTGGCCCTCACGGTCGCATTGTTGCTCAAGATATTGAACTAGCGGCAGGAAAAACGCCTACGCCTACCACCACTACCACTACCGCTCCTCAGCCAGCTACTCAGTCGCCAGAAGCTACACCCGCTGTTGTGCCCGGTGCTTCTAATGCATCAGCTCCGGCAGTTTCTCCAGCCACGCCCCCAGCGGCTCCTGGTGAACTGGTCGCTTTCAATACCCTTCAGCAGGCTGTCGTTCGCAATATGGACGCTAGCCTAACGGTGCCTGTCTTCCGCGTAGGCTATACCATCACCACCAACGAACTAGACAAGCTATACAAGCAGATCAAGCCAAAGGGTGTCACCATGACGGCGCTCTTGGCCAAAGCCGTAGCGGTTACCTTGAAGAAGCATCCAGTCGTGAATGCGAGCTTTGCGCCTAATGGCATTCAGTACAGCAGCAGTATTAACATCGCGGTTGCCGTTGCGATGCCGGATGGCGGGTTGATTACGCCTGTACTGCGTGGCGCAGACCAGATGGATATCTACTCACTTTCTCGTACCTGGAAAGATTTAGTCGCCAGATCTAGATCCAAACAGCTCGCACCTGAAGAGTATAATTCTGGCACTTTCACGCTTTCTAACTTGGGTATGTTTGGCGTTGATAGCTTTGACGCTATCTTGCCACCAGGTCAAGGCTCTATCCTAGCTATCGGCGGCTCCCAGCCCAAAGTAGTCGCTACCCCTGATGGGATGATGGGTATCCGCAACCAAATGCGCGTGAATATGACCAGCGATCATCGGATTATTTACGGCGCAGATGGTGCAGCTTTCCTCAAAGACCTGTGTGACTTGATTGAAAATAACGTACAGTCTTTGACGCTATAAGTGATTCATGTGAAGGGGTTATATAAGTGGCTCAAGCTGCGCGAAATAAGTGACTCAAGCTGCGCGAAATAATTGCTGCTCGTGAGCTGACTATCTTGTCTGCTTTCCAGAACGATTGCCAGGCTCCTTGCTGCGACCCTATAAAATCTCACACAGCCCTGCGTTCAGCGATTCTAAGCTTTGCAGAGCGCGATCGCGCATTCTCTTTCACCTCTTGATCGGTTGCCACCAAAGGCTTTTTGGTAATGATCTCTAGCCGCTCATCGCCTCTGTAGGCGTACTTCACGATTCGATCTTCCAAGCTGTGGAAGCTAATAATTGCCAGTCGCCCACCTGGGTTTAGCCAGTCAGGCGCCTTTGCCAGCAGCGTTTTGAGCACGTCTAGCTCACCATTTACCGCAATCCGCAACGCCTGAAACGTCCGTGTAGCCGGGTGAATGCGTCCGTGGCGTGCCTTGGCTGGATATGCACCAGCAACTTCCCAGGCTAGTTCTGTGGTCGTGCTGAACGGCCTTTTCTCAACGATTCGCCGAGCAATTCGCCGAGATAGCCGCTCTTCGCCGTATTCGTAAATAGTGTCTGCGATCGCCTTCTCATCCCAGTGGTTGACAATCTCTTTAGCCATCAGTTCTTGCGTACTATCCATCCGCATATCTAGCGGTGCCTCTTGTCGAAAGCTAAACCCTCGCTGGGCCTGATCTAGCTGGGTAGAGCTAACACCGATATCAGCGAGGATGCCATCGAACTTGCGACCCCCCGGTTCGTAGCGTGAGAAGTTGGTGTGAATGAATGTTGTGCGATCGCGCCACACTTCTAGCCGCTTCTTCGCTGCCGATAGCGCCTGTAAATCTTGATCAAGCGCAACTAATTCAACGTTGCGTGCGGCCTTCAAGATCAGCTCGCTATGGCCACCGCCACCTACCGTAGCGTCTAGGTATCGTCCTCCATCTTCAATCTGCAGACCTGCTAGCACCTGCTCGCTCAAGACAGGAACATGAAAGAAAGGCTGAGCTGTAACATCTTCAGGCATATCAAGTGACACGTAGAATAGACACTGCCTGTATAATCAGGGCAGACTAGTGCTTTTGGACGTTGAATCTTTAAAGTAAAGGTACGACAATAAGGCCACTGACGAAATACGCATAAGGACGCCTGCTAAGCAATGGCTACGACACTGCAAACCAAGACCGAACCCATGGTTATCAACATGGGTCCTCACCATCCCTCTATGCACGGGGTGCTCCGGCTAATCGTTACGCTTGATGGCGAAAACGTTATTGACGTTGAACCTGTGATCGGCTACTTGCACCGTGGTATGGAGAAGATTGCTGAGAACCGGACAAACGTCATGTTCGTCCCCTATGTCAGCCGCTGGGACTATGCAGCAGGCATGTTCAACGAAGCTATCACCGTTAACGCGCCTGAAAAACTAGCCGATATCGAAGTACCCAAGCGCGCTAGCTACATCCGCATGATCATGCTAGAGCTAAACCGCATTGCTAACCATCTGCTTTGGCTTGGCCCCTTCATGGCCGATTGCGGCGCCACAACGCCCTTCTTCTATATCTTCCGTGAACGCGAGCTAATCTATGATCTATGGGAAGCCGCTTCTGGCGCGCGTCTAATCAACAACAACTACTTTCGCATTGGTGGCGTCGCGGCTGACTTGCCCTACGGCTGGACAGAAAAGTGCGAAGACTTTTGCGACTACTTTGATCCCAAAGTTGATGAGTACGAAAAGCTGATCACCGACAACCCTATCTTCCGTCGCCGCGTAGAAGGCGTTGGCACTATGTCACGAGAGGATGCCATCAACTGGGGCTGCTCAGGACCGATGCTGCGAGCCTCCGGAGTGAAGTGGGATTTGCGTAAGGTCGACCACTACGAGTGCTACGATGAACTCGATTGGGATGTGCAGTGGGCTACTGAGGGCGATTGCTTTGCTCGCTACATCGTGCGGATCAACGAGATGCGCGAGTCAGTAAAAATCATTCGTCAGGCCATTAAAGGCTTGCCTGGTGGTCCATTCGAAAATTTAGAAGCCAAGCGGATGGCAGGCGGTCCAAAGTCTGAATGGAACGACTTTGACTACCAGTTTGCAGGCAAGAAGATCGCTCCGACGTTCAAGATTCCTGAAGGTGAGCACTACGTCAGAGTAGAAACAGGTAAGGGCGAAGTCGGTGTCTACATCATCGGTGAAAACAATGTCTTCCCGTGGAGATGGAAGATTCGCGCTGC
It includes:
- a CDS encoding YlqD family protein, with translation MDVSQSQLLLKRVINIKAVVTPLWKEEAQKQLQNQLNQIDGRLQQLEMQSQRILAEMQKQADNPPPDAAVSQQISSVQAKLNQDKSQLLQQKNQLLQQLQQVQTLEIDKEVSQGQIDSFFQVGVGDHLIKKMQVEILLKDGVVQDIRGEL
- a CDS encoding dihydrolipoamide acetyltransferase family protein, giving the protein MIREVFMPALSSTMTEGKIVSWAKSAGDKVEKGETVVVVESDKADMDVESFYEGYLAAIITEAGEMAQVNDAIAFLAETEEEIEAAKQKAASLASDSTASPASSSAASPVTSDQPASSSAASAPASVAATQNGSSAQAPSGGRVIVSPRARKLAKQLKVDIGTIKGTGPHGRIVAQDIELAAGKTPTPTTTTTTAPQPATQSPEATPAVVPGASNASAPAVSPATPPAAPGELVAFNTLQQAVVRNMDASLTVPVFRVGYTITTNELDKLYKQIKPKGVTMTALLAKAVAVTLKKHPVVNASFAPNGIQYSSSINIAVAVAMPDGGLITPVLRGADQMDIYSLSRTWKDLVARSRSKQLAPEEYNSGTFTLSNLGMFGVDSFDAILPPGQGSILAIGGSQPKVVATPDGMMGIRNQMRVNMTSDHRIIYGADGAAFLKDLCDLIENNVQSLTL
- the rsmH gene encoding 16S rRNA (cytosine(1402)-N(4))-methyltransferase RsmH; this encodes MPEDVTAQPFFHVPVLSEQVLAGLQIEDGGRYLDATVGGGGHSELILKAARNVELVALDQDLQALSAAKKRLEVWRDRTTFIHTNFSRYEPGGRKFDGILADIGVSSTQLDQAQRGFSFRQEAPLDMRMDSTQELMAKEIVNHWDEKAIADTIYEYGEERLSRRIARRIVEKRPFSTTTELAWEVAGAYPAKARHGRIHPATRTFQALRIAVNGELDVLKTLLAKAPDWLNPGGRLAIISFHSLEDRIVKYAYRGDERLEIITKKPLVATDQEVKENARSRSAKLRIAERRAV
- a CDS encoding NAD(P)H-quinone oxidoreductase subunit H; its protein translation is MATTLQTKTEPMVINMGPHHPSMHGVLRLIVTLDGENVIDVEPVIGYLHRGMEKIAENRTNVMFVPYVSRWDYAAGMFNEAITVNAPEKLADIEVPKRASYIRMIMLELNRIANHLLWLGPFMADCGATTPFFYIFRERELIYDLWEAASGARLINNNYFRIGGVAADLPYGWTEKCEDFCDYFDPKVDEYEKLITDNPIFRRRVEGVGTMSREDAINWGCSGPMLRASGVKWDLRKVDHYECYDELDWDVQWATEGDCFARYIVRINEMRESVKIIRQAIKGLPGGPFENLEAKRMAGGPKSEWNDFDYQFAGKKIAPTFKIPEGEHYVRVETGKGEVGVYIIGENNVFPWRWKIRAADFNNLQILPNLLKGVKLADIMPILGSIDIIMGSVDR